In Brassica napus cultivar Da-Ae chromosome A3, Da-Ae, whole genome shotgun sequence, the sequence tagaatatcttatataattataataattaatactttccatattttgtgaatgataataattttaatttttaattttaatgataataataattttgtatatgaatatatacatatattgatGAAAGACAACCGTGGTTAAAACAAGTCAGTTACATCCCACAAACTCTCGCACAACTCAGTAACTACCCAACTATAGCCCCATAACTATGCggtaaaatataaacaattactCTCACATAACCAAGTTTCACAAACATATATCTACAAGTTCCTTGGTAAACAATAAATATCAAATCATATACAGAGTTATTTAAACATTCTTCCCCACACCACACAAAACCTATAAACTAAAAACATCATCACTGCACcgacaaacacaaacaaacacatacaATGCTTCACTACATAACAAAACAACTGAGCTCCACCATAATATACATCACcagataaaaacaaaacaacaacacaCACAATGATCAATACACAACAATTCACTACttcaaaacaaacattaaaacattaaaattttaagtgttctataaaattaaaataattttattaaaaactcacccgcccgtagggcgggccaaccTCTAGTTTGACTTATTAAAAACGAATACTTGTTATTTCGAGTAATTGTTAAAAATGAATTGCTTGTAAATTATTTATCTCGCTCTATTACCTGCTATTTGCGAGTTACTTGCAAGTTTTTCCGAATATTGAAGAATATcagttaaataattatttatatattaattaataaacattgtAACTTGTGAGCTATATCATGTGTCACCACTaaaatattctcaatttttttttaaaaaaaataggttattcaatttaaacatatattatacttttcattAAATTGATCATATATTTAactagtaatttttaaaaattattctttttctttgatcaaataaaaactaaaaaataccTAATGTGattgaaatataataaaaattaatgatcttGAATAATAATGATTTGCTAAAAATTTGTGTACCCTctatcattttgtttaattatatattattaaacataCATGAATCTATCtatgtatttgatttttataacaATTAAAATGTATTCTCTGAATTAGTAATGGGTAATATCAAGCTGGATAACCATTTTCCGTACTTATACTTGTCTTGTGGTCGGGCGGTAAGGGAAAAGGTTGGAAACGCGAACACGTTTCAAGTTCGATTCACCTGCTACGAGAAACTAAGTCACATTATCCTGAACACCCACGTGATGGGCCTTTGCATTCTTGCTATAAATAATCAGCCATTACTTTGAGAAAGAATTGCAACAATGATCATGTTTGGCTTTCAAAACTGCTTCATGTTCATCATCCTATGCTTCCTCTCATTCCTCTGTTACTATCTCTTTGTCAAGAAACCGAGCAGCTCAAGAAGTGGCTTTGATGATCTGCCTCCGAGCCCTCCTTCTCTCCCAATCATCGGCCATCTTCACCTCCTCCTCTCTGCTCCAACCCACAAGGCTCTTCAGAAACTCTCATCCAAGTACGGACCTCTCTTCCATCTCCGCATCTTCAACATTCCCATGGTCATCGTCTCCTCCGCCTCCGTGGCTTACGAGATCTTCAGGGCGCACGACGCCAACATCTCCTCTCGTGGCCCCCCTCCCATAGACGACTCTCTTTTCGCAGGATCTACAAGCTTTATCTCTTCTCCCTATGGAGATCActggaagttcatgaagaaggTTCTCGTCACAAAGCTGCTCGGACCACAGGCACTAGAGCGGTCAAGAGACGTTCGTGCAGATGAGCTGGAGAGGGTTTATGCAAGGCTGCTTGATAAAGCGAGGAAGGAAGAGAGTGTTGAGATCATTAAAGAAGTGGTAAATCTCACTAATAATAGCATATGCAGGATGATCATGGGGAAGAGTTGTTCTGAGGAGAACGGTGAGGCGGAGAGAGCCAGAAGCGTGGCTAGCGAATCTCTTGCCTTGGGAAAGAAGATAGTATTGGGGTCCTTGTTGCGTGCAAGGTTTAAGCATCTTGTAATGTTACTGATTAAAAAGGAAATGACGGTTGTTTCCAACAAGTTTGATGAGCTGTTCGAAAGGATTCTTGTGGAACACGAAACTAAACAGGACGGACATCAAGAAACAGACTTGATGGAAGCGTTATTGGCTGCTTATGGAGACGATAAGGCAGGGTACAAGATCACTAGGAAACATATCAAGACGTTGTTCGCGGTACATGCTCCTCATATCACATCCATCAAGTGGTTTCACTGAAACGTGGTTGCTAAGTAATGTTTTTGCAACTTGCAGGATCTTTTGTTTGCAGGCACAGACTCTTCAGCGCAAGCAGCACAGTGGGCAATGGCGGAGATTATTAAAAACCCTAACGTTCTCAAGAGACTGAGAGAAGAAATCGATTGCCTTGTAGGTCAAGGCACAAGATTAATTCATGAAACTGACCTACCAAATCTTCCTTACCTACAAGCCGTTGTCAAGGAAGTACTAAGACTGCACCCTCCAGGAACTGTCTTCGGAAGGATCTCTCAAAAAGGGTTCAGGATGGGAGAGTACTACATACCGGAGGAGACATCATTTGCTATTAATGTTTATGCTATAATGAGAGATCCTGATTACTGGGAAGATCCTGATGAGTTTAAGCCAGAGAGGTTTCTTCAAGATTCTTCAAAAACggctgaagaggaagaggaagagaggagagagcaagcaCTCAAGTATATTCCTTTCGGCGCCGGAAGGAGAGGCTGTCCTGGATCAAACTTAGCTTATGTCTTTCTAGGAACAGCTGTTGGAATGATGGTGCAGGGATTTGACTGGAGAATCGAAGGAGGTGATAAAGTTAGCATGGAAGAAACTGTTTTAGGACTGAGCTTGACCATGGCTCATCCTCCTAAGTTCATTCCTGTTGCTCGAACCGACGccctttaatttcgaaatgctcATGAGTCTTTATTTGAGTGGTCTGCAAGATTGTTCAAGTGATAAGGAagctttgtttttgttattatgtTTGGGTGTGTGTGGTGTCCAAGTCGTCCAGGTGAGTTGGTTATCTTTGGTTGAGTTTGGTTTATGGTGTGAAACCGTATTGTTTCCGGTTTTAGTCTTGCCATGTTTCCCTGTTTTCTGTGGtttattttagtttggtttattGTATTGTTCAAAGTTTGAATACTACAGTAATGAATGACAGTGTTGTTTGTTCTTTTCCGAAAATAATCATTTGAGATAAGAGAATCGTATCAGGAAAAAGAAAACTCATCCAttcttgtattttcttaataatacAATTCTCGTATTTGTTTCATTGAGGTTCAGACATTTTTGTCTTTAATGATTTAAAGCTGCATTTCATAAAATTTGAGTtgagttataaaaatataataaaaaacattcaTGAATAGTATTTGATCCGTTCCATAAAATTgtcattttgatattttatactaattaaaatatcaaaatataattatgttttaataattatatatatttaaccaatagtgtttataaaattattttaaattaatatatttgc encodes:
- the LOC106389295 gene encoding cytochrome P450 705A22-like, whose protein sequence is MIMFGFQNCFMFIILCFLSFLCYYLFVKKPSSSRSGFDDLPPSPPSLPIIGHLHLLLSAPTHKALQKLSSKYGPLFHLRIFNIPMVIVSSASVAYEIFRAHDANISSRGPPPIDDSLFAGSTSFISSPYGDHWKFMKKVLVTKLLGPQALERSRDVRADELERVYARLLDKARKEESVEIIKEVVNLTNNSICRMIMGKSCSEENGEAERARSVASESLALGKKIVLGSLLRARFKHLVMLLIKKEMTVVSNKFDELFERILVEHETKQDGHQETDLMEALLAAYGDDKAGYKITRKHIKTLFADLLFAGTDSSAQAAQWAMAEIIKNPNVLKRLREEIDCLVGQGTRLIHETDLPNLPYLQAVVKEVLRLHPPGTVFGRISQKGFRMGEYYIPEETSFAINVYAIMRDPDYWEDPDEFKPERFLQDSSKTAEEEEEERREQALKYIPFGAGRRGCPGSNLAYVFLGTAVGMMVQGFDWRIEGGDKVSMEETVLGLSLTMAHPPKFIPVARTDAL